The sequence AGTGGCTGATGCTGTTTATTCCTAGGATAATCCAAAATGGATTGGGACACCCCTCAAAGTTTGCTGGATGAAATGAACAAGTACTCCACGTCGCTGGGGAAGGTGTGGCTTTCGGTCATCTTCGTTTTCCGTCTGATGGTGCTGGTGGTGGCGGCCGAGACCGTCTGGGGAGATGAGCAGAGTGGCTTTGTCTGCAACACCCAGCAGCCCGGTTGCAGGAACGTCTGCTACGACCGCTTCTTCCCCATCTCCCACATCCGGCTGTGGGTTTTCCAGCTCCTGGCTGTGACCGTCCCCTCATGTCTCATCGGGATGCATGTTTCCCAACGGAGGGAAAACAAGAAGAACATCAAAATCTTTAATCAGAATGCTGATCGGCGAAAAATAAAGATCGATACCTCTCTCCTTCGGACCTACCTGGTCAGCGTCGTGTTCAAGATGTTATTTGAAGGCAGCTTTATGTATTTATTCTACTGGATCTACGAAGGATACCAGATGGTTCGACTAGTGAAGTGCAGCGAATATCCCTGCCCTAATACTGTTGACTGCTTCATTTCCAGACCAACCGAGAAAACCATTTTTACCGTGTTTATGCTGGTGACCTCAGCTCTGTGCATCGCACTGAATGTTCTAGAACTCTGCTACCTGATTGTAAAATATTGCTTTGTTCAGTTAAAAAGTATTGCTTCTCCACAGTAGAGGACTGTACAAAGGCCTAGAGGTTGAAGAGCTACCTGAGGCAAAAGGTGATGGTGACCTGCTGAGATAGAACTACCATTTTCCCCACAACGTTTAGCATTTTCTTCAGTGAGATTGTTACATGAAACACGTTTCCCTCATGTTTTGATGAATTGAGATTAGATCCAAAATCTGAATTGCTGGTGCATATCTTGCAGCAGTGCGTCCTCTGACTGTGATGGCCCTTGACCCAAGCAAAGCACGTCGCTGCaggtacatgtgacagataaagctaatctttaaatcttcatCTATTTACTGATGCAGACACTTTAATTCTAGGTTTATTTATCTTCTTGAACGTTCCCCAATGCCagtgtgggatttgaactcaagcCCCTGGATTACTGATGTTGAACTTTGGATGCCAACTGTCCTTTGAAAACTTTGAGACGTTGTTGGCATTAACAATCAATACAACCTAAGGGTGAGCTGCGGGCAGccttgcaagtgtcgccacatattCCAGCGCCAACGTGGCAcgtccacaatgcttggcaggagaacacagaagacaacaagcaacaagccatctgcagcaacacaagccccgttcctccctcccacgcacATGTTCTCCAGCTCCAGGACagtcctccagtctccaggcttcagccATCAGACTTTAAATATATTGCTTTCATGTAAactttagaattttataaaactttggttaggccacacttggggttCCGGACACCCTTACAGGGacgatgtggaggctttggagaggatgcagaagaggtttatcaggatgctaacTAGATTGGACacatggccaggtggttaaggcattcgactagtgatctgaaggttgcgagTTCGAGCCccggccgaggcagtgtgttgtgtccttgagcaaggcacttaaccacacattgctctgcgacgacaccggtgccaagccgtatgggtcctaatgcccttcccttggacaactttggtgtcgtggagaggggagacttgcagcatgggcaactgctggtcttccatacaaccttgcctaggcctgcgccctggagagtgaagactttccaggcgcagatccatggtctcgcaagactaacggatgcctttaaaatttaaactagattagagggcatgaacTTTGAGGAGAGCTTGAACAATCTTAGGTTGTTTACTCTGGaatgtcggaggctgagggggtgacctGATGGGGCCATAAGAGGCATGGATAAGGTAGAAAATAAGAAACTCTATCCCAGGGATCGCTATGTgtcatgttgtatgacgtaggcaagcattgtctttccatgacaatgactgttcttggcaaatttttctacagaagtggtttgtcattgccttcttctgggcagtgtctgtacaagatgggtgaccccagccattatcaatactcttcagagattgtctgcctggcatcagaggtcgcataaccaggacttgtgatgtgcaccagctgctcgtacgactatccaccatctgctcccgtggcgtcacgtgaccctgatcgggaaggtgggggactaagcaggtgctactctttgcccaagggtgacctgcaggttagcagaaggaaggagcgctttacacctcttttggtagagacgtatctccaccgtACCATTCCAGGTTAGAAGTGTCAAAATTTAGAGAGATTAGCTTTACGGTGAGTGGGGGGGAAAGTTGAAAGGGTATGTGTGGGGCAAGTTCTTTTTACTGATGAGTGATGATTGCTCGAACTCTCTTCAGGGTTAGTGGTAACAGTGTAAACAAATGCAGTACTGGTCTTTAGGAATCTTTTAGACAGGCACCTGATTATCCGGGGAACAGAGGAAAATGGATTATGTGCAATCAACCGGGATTAGTTTTTTTGGGCATCATCCTcgacacaacactgtgggccagaGGGTCATTTCCTGTTCTAGACTGTGGTATGTTATATGTTTCGAGTATCCGGCACCTTTCCTATTGTTCATGAGCCCAGTTATTGTCTAACTTTGTTTCTGGGATTGGTTACTTTATCCAGCCCACTACTGATGTTCTGGGAACTAAACTATAAAGATATGCATCCCAAACTGCAGGATTAGTATTCCTTTTATTTCAGTACATCAcaagctgctgctgctgtgcctaaGTCCGGTGACTTTTCCTGATCATGGTGGTTGTCCCCGCAGTAAGCTTCTGTAAGAGATGTAGGAGGTTAAATGAGTTGAAGTAATGGCAACACATCGTCAATCAACTAGAACAAGGCCAGTAGGTGACAACAGAAACTGGTTTGGACCACGATATCACTTTATGAAGTGATATGGTGTGAAAAATCCAGAATACAATGTAATCTCACCGTCACTGTCCTGAACAATAAAAGGCCACAGACCAAGTGACTGCATTGTCTCGAGTTCGTACTGCTGTTAAGCAGTGGGTCTGTTTAAAATTCCAACAGTTAGGGGaagtagttcaaagtaaattcattattaaagtacatacatctgtggaattctctgccacaggaaacagtggaggccagttcattggctatatttaagagggagttagatatggcccttgtggctaaagggatcagggggtatggagagaaggctggtacaaggttctgagttggatgatcagccatgatcatactgaatggcggtgcaggctcgatgggccgaatggcctactcctgcacctattttctatgtttctatgtttctatatctgtcaccatatattaccttgtgattcattttctcatgggcatttacagggaaaaagaaaaaaaaactctttatGAATAAATTATACATcaacaaggactgacaaacaaccaatatgcagaagaagacaatctatgcaaataaaaattataCTGATAGCATGAGTCATGGAGATTCTTTGAAAGAAAGTCCATCTGTTGTGGAATCCATTCAGAGCTGAGGCGAGTGAGGTTACCCacgcaggttcaggagcctgatgattgtagggtaataactgtccctgaacctggtggtgtgggacttaaagctcctgtacttcctgccacatgttagtagcaagaagagagcgtggcctggatggtggcctggatggtggggatggtggggttggtggggatggtggcctggatggtggggttggtggggatggtggagatggtggcctggatggtggggttggtggggatggtggggatggtggggttggtggggatggtggggatggtggcctggatggtggggttggtggggatggtggcctggatggtggggatggtggggttggtggggttggtggggatggtgggatggtggggttggtggggatggtggggatggtggggttggtggggttggtggggatggtggggatggtggcctggatggtggggttggtggggatggtggggatggtggggttggtggggatggtggggatggtggggttggtggggttggtggggatggtgggatggtggggttggtggggatggtggggacggTGGGGGTttggtggggttggtggggatggtggggatggtggggttgatggggttggtggggatggtggggggtggtggggttggtggggatggtgggaatggtggcctggatggtggggttggtggggatggtggggatggtggggatgggtGGGTTGGTtgggatggtggggatggtggggttggtggggttggtggggatggtggggttggtggggttggtgggatggtgacctggatggtggggatggtggggttggtggggttggtggggatggtggggatggtggggatggtggagttggtggggttggtggggaaggtggcctggatggtgtggatggtggggatggtggggttggtggggatggtggggatggtggggttggtggggttggtggggatggtggggatggtggggttggtgggatggtggggatggtggggttggtggggatggtggggatggtggggttggtggggttggtgggatggtggggatggtggggttggtggggatggtggggatggtggggttggtggggttggtgggatggtggggatggtggggatggtggggttggtgggatggtggggatggtggggttgctgggatggtggggatggtggggttggtggggttggtgagatggtggggatggtgggggtggtggggatggtggggttggtggggatggtggggatggtggggttggtggggttggtggggttggtggtatggtggggatggtgggaatggtggggttggtggggatggtggggttggtgggatggtggggatggggggatggggggttggtggggatggtggggtcagtggggatggtggggtcagtggggatggtggggatggtggggatggtggggttggtggggatggtggggatggtggggttggtgggatggtggggttggtggggatggtggtgatggtggggttggtggggatggtggggatggtggggatggtggggttggtggggggggtggggatggtggggttggtCGGatggtgcggatggtggggatgggggggttggtggggttggtggggatggtggggttggtggggttggtggggatggtggggttggtggggttggtgggatggtggggatggtggggttggtggggatggtggggatggtggggttggtggggttggtgggatggtggggatggtggggggtggtggggttggtggggatggtgggaatggtggcctggatggtggggttggtggggatggtggggatggtggggatgggggggttggtggggatggtggggatggtggggatggtggggttggtggggatggtggggatggtggggttggtggggttggtggggatggtggggatggtggggttggtgggatggtggggatggtggggttggtggggatggtggggatggtggggttggtggggttggtgggatggtggggatggtggggttggtggggatggtggggatggtggggttggtggggttggtgggatggtggggatggtggggttggtgggatggtggggatggtggggttgctgggatggtggggatggtggggttggtggggttggtgagatggtggggatggtgggggtggtggggatggtggggttggtggggatggtggggatggtggggttggtggggttggtggggttggtggtatggtggggatggtgggaatggtggggttggtggggatggtggggttggtgggatggtggggatggggggatggggggttggtggggatggtggggtcagtggggatggtggggtcagtggggatggtggggatggtggggatggtggggttggtggggatggtggggatggtggggttggtgggatggtggggttggtggggatggtggtgatggtggggttggtggggatggtggggatggtggggatggtggggttggtggggatggtggggttggtgggatggtgcggatggtggggatgggggggttggtggggttggtggggatggtggggttggtggggttggtggggatggtggggatggggggggttggtggggttggtgggatggtggggatggaggggttggtggggatggtggggttggtggggatggtggggatggtggggttggtgggatggtggggttggtggggatggtggtgatgggggggttggtggggatggtggggatggtggggatggtggggttggtggggatggtggggttggtgggatggtgcggatggtggggatgggggggttggtggggttggtggggatggtggggttggtggggttggtggggttggtggggatggtggggttggtggggttggtgggatggtggggttggtggggttggtgggatggtggggatggtggggttggtggggatggtggggatgggggggttggtggggttggtggggatggtggggttggtggggatgGAGGAGTTGGTGGGCgccgctttcttgtggcagtgttccttgtagatgtgctcagtggtggggaggggaggggtttcTTGGTGATGGCGTGGGCTGTATCCATACACAGGGTGGTCGCTGCCTGGTCTATCATGTGAGCTGCTTCATCCTAGATGCTGCTGCGCTTCTTGAATTTTAGGAGGCCCTCGTTCAGGCAAGTGGAGGGCATCCTACGTGTAATGGAAATAAAGAGAGATggtgggatatcagaggaagagTTACTCACCACAGGGCAACCAGCCTTTGTCCAGCTGACCAAgtgcatttttattttttattattttcgaGATTCAGCACTGAACAGACCCTTCTGCGCCGTCCGgcaacccaagcctaatcactggaAGCATACGGAGAGTCCAGGGtagggtaacacctctggtgaagggcaGCTCACTCTCCTTCAGTTCCCATGGACACccggctctcacctgtggctccaagcagctgttttgcatgtgacagcggccacaccccggtacaccggTTTGACAGGCAGGTTAAACCAGGCGAGGGTAGCCAGTTGCCTTATAGCCTGGTGAGAtggcggatgagatctacagtgagatccaacggccaggaaggtggttctgcaatgctccgtggagagcgaagggtgtGACAAGGCACAGAATATGTCACGGTCATCCACcccaaccaaggaagaccccaatcttcgtaccactggacccaagTGATTTGGAAATGTAGTGAATGGGATTATAATCAGATATAACTTGGAAATCCTCCAactggaccacaaccttgtcattcactgcacccccccccacccccatcccgatcagggtcacgtgaaaccatgaaAGCAAGTgtcggatggtcgtatgagcaactggtgcatatcacaagtcctggttatgtgaccactgacaccaggcagacaatctctgaagagtattgataatggctggggtcacccgtcttgtaaagacactgcccagaagaaggcaatgacaaaccagttATGCAAAAAagctttgccaagaacaatcatgattatggaaagaccatgattgcccacgtcatacgactaTGACACGGCACAAAAAATGATGaagtcatacgacacagcacataatgatgatgatgactgtcGGAGTAGTGTAGATGGGTGCTTGATAGTTGGCATGGATTTGCTGGGCAGACACTGTCAAACCCATAATCAGCGAGTCCTGGGGCAGAAATACCCAGGTGTCTGTGAAGTCCAAAGTTGGAAGCCTAATGACTGAATGCTAGAGAGTCTGGGAGCAAGGAATGGAGGCCCAgcaacagcctgtcctggggtagGAGGCctggctgtgtgtgtgagtgggtggaaaagaggcttgttttgccgttgttgttgtttttgttggttgtgttgatctgctgagcattgtggccatgctatgttggtggcaGAATAAGTAGTGACAATTGCAGGCTCTCCTCAGCACATCAgatgcaggagcagaatgaggccattcggcccatcgtgtctgctcctccatttcatcatggctgatccattttccctctcagtcccaatctcctgccttctctccgtatcccttcacaccctgactaataaagaatctatcaacctaaatacacccaataatttggcctccacagctactcatcacaacgaattccatagattcaccagcctctggctaaagaaattcctccacatctccgtttgacatggacgtccctctaccctgaggctgtgcccaatGTACTAGACTGCTCCACccagggaaacatcctctccacatccagtctatcgaggtttttcaacattcgatgagattcctccctcattcttctgactgtccttgggttgtgttggttgttaacacaaacaacacatttcactctacaTTTTGATGTGCATGTCATAAGTTAATAAATCTGAAGAAGTCacagagccatagaaaagtacagagcagaaacaggcccttcagcccatctagtctgtgccaaaccatttaaactgcatatTCCCATCAaggtgcacctggaccataaccctccgtacccctcccatccatgtacctatgcaaacttctcttaaacattagaACCGAGCTCGCATTGACCACTTGTgcgggcagctcgttccacactctcttccgcaccctctgaatgaagaagtttcccctcatgttctccctaaacttttcaccttttacccatgacccatgacctctagttgtggtcccacccaatctcagtggacgaagcctgcttgcacttacccacATAAttctgtgtacctctatcaaatctgctctcatTCTACATTTCAGGGAGTAAAGTTCTGTGTAATGCTATGACTGTATCTCACATATGAGGTTTATCTGTTGGTCTGCTTTTGTGAGAAGCTTTACAGTGATACTGAGCATAGTGTCAGGAGAAACCCTATGTCCTGCCGTGGACGGGATGGACTCTACGATCTTCGGTGCCACAAACCTCTGCAGTTCTACAATCCGCTGGATTTTGAACTCACCTCAATCATTTCAGATCCCTGCACCTCCTGTGTGTGCAGAAACTTTGGCAGTTTGCACACTAGCTTCCCGTCTTCCATCAGAACTGTGCACTGTGCAAGAAAGATCATTGTAAGTGTGTGCAATGCATGCGGTAAGTCCCAACTTGCAGTCAGGAAAGAGCTGAGAGGTGAACGTGTTGAGACATCTGCAGTGTAGCACAAGTCCATGTTCATTAACAACATGGAACATCGACAGACTCTCAGTTCTGACCCATTGTTGTTCAGTAATTCCCCATATGCTCTTACGAGTCCCGGTGCCGGCCTTGGAGATACCTAACAACGGAACATTCTGGCCGAGGGAATTTTGGATGTTCATAACCCCCTGAGCAAAGAAATTTGCCCTGGCTGCTTTAAGCAGCTCACTCCACATCCCAAACCTGTGACACTTTGTCATGGTACTGGGAACCTTTATTCTGGTTGATCCAGAGTGGGGAAACTACCTGTCAGCATCAGATCCTCACAGAATGCATTTCTACTTGAGGAGAGTGCAGAAGTCTGCcataggttacagtgggacattgacaggatgcagagctgggctgagaaatgacagatagagttcaacccagaaaagggTGAAATGATGCACTTTAAAAAGGTTGAATACcaggttaatggcaagattcttagcagtgtggagggacagagagatCTTAGgctacacgtccacagatccctcaaagttgccgctcaagttgatagggtggttaagaaggtgtatggtgtgtcgGCTTTCAttagttgaggaactgagttcaagagttgtgaggtaatgttgcttacaccacatttggaatattgtaacacacaaaattgctggaggaactcggcacgccaagcagcatctatggaaaagagaattgtcgacatttcaggccacatTAGGGTTAAGGTTTTGGCCCGAATCGTTGAcaatactctttcccatagatgctgcctgccctgctgagaaggcgaatgcaatgttgccatttatttccagaggtatagaatataagagcagggatgtgatgttgaggctctataaggcacttgtgagaccacacttggagtatcccgtgcagttttgggcttcttattttagaaagaatatactgacattgcagagggttcagagaaggattcacgagaatgattccaggaatgaaaggattaccatatgaggaatgcctggcagctcttgggctgtattcactggagttcaggagaatgacgtggcatctcatagaaacattctgaatgttaaaaggcctgaacagattaggtatggcaacattatttcccatggtagggcagtctaggacaagagggcacgacttcaggattgcaGGATAGAAAAGAGCTGTGGAgagtgggtggtaaatctgtggaatttgttgccacgagcggctgtggaggccaagtcattgggtgcatttaaggcagagatagataggttcttgattagtcagggaatggggagaaggcaggggagtgaggatgactggaagaattggatcagcccatgattgaatgctggagcagactcgatgggctgaatggcctacttgtgctcctatatcttatggtcatatggtctaattttgtgtatgttttggttggatttccagcatctgtagattttctcttgtttgtgtttgaaaaattgtgttcagctctggttgtTGCTTCGTAATGCAAAAGATGAGGAAACTTTAAAGAGGgtttacagaggagatttaccaggatgctgcctggattagagagcacgtttatgaggataggttgaatgagctagggcctttctctgtggagtgaaggaggatcagagggtgactcgatagaggtctataagatgattagaggcattgGTGGAATGAGCTACCATCACCTttgtcccaggacagaaatggctaatatttgAAGATGTAGTTTTAAGGTAATTagaggggatgtgagaggtagttttttttcacagagtggcgggtgtatggaatgcactgccatggGAAATGTTAGAGGTAGAAACATTATAGAGTTTTACGAGACTCTTTAGATagacgtggatgaaagaaaatggagagcCATGTAGGAAGATCTTggcgtaggttaaaaggtcggcacaactttgtgggccgaaaggcctgcgcGGGGCTGTGTTCTATCAGctgtgcaggggttcccaaactggggtccactgACTCCTCAGTTAATGATGAGGCTCCtcggcattaaaaaaaaactttaggaACCCTAGGGTTACAGTCATagtgatagtcatactttattgatcctgggggaaattggtttttgttacagttgcaccataaataataaatagtaatagaaccataaatagttaaatagtaatatgtaaatttgccagtaaattatgaaataagtccaggaccagcctattggctcagggtgtctgaccctccaagggaggaattgtaaagtttgatggccacaggcaggaatgacttcctatgacgctctgagctgcatctcggtggaatgaatctctagctgaaagtactcctgtgcccacccagtacattatgcagtggatgggagacattgtccaagatggcatgcaacttggacagcatcctcttttcagacaccaccgtcagagagtccagttccatccccacaacatcactggccttaccaatgagtttgttgattctgttggtgtctgccaccctcagcctgctgccccagcacacaacagcaaacatgatagcactggccaccacagactcgtagaacatcctcagcatcgtccggcagatgttaaaggacctcagtctcctcaggaaacagagatggctctgacccttcttgtagactgcctcagtgttctttgaccagtccagtttattgtcaattcgtatccccaggtatttgtaatcctccaccatgtccacactgatcccctggatggaaacaggggtcaccggtgcctcagctctcctcaggtctaccaccagctccttagtctttttcacattaagctgcaaataattctgctcacaccatgtgacaaagtttcctaccgtagcttagagggatatgggtcacaGACAGACAGAATTGATTTTGCTTTATTTGGCAAGATGTTTTAGCATAGACACtgagggctgagtggcctgttctTGTGCGGTACGGTTCTCCATCCTCTAAGCGAGGATGCAAAAAGTCCGAGGAGGCAGAGGTGAAACTACTGGTGCCCGGAAGCTGAGGGTTGGGTTTTCAGAGGCAAGGCGTGTTTCAGAAAGCAGTCACTCAACTTGCATTTAATAATGTTCTTGATGCACAGATACCCCACAGGTCCATCAAAACTGCTCCACAAGTTGAGAGcgtggtgtgttggctttcattagtccgaggattgagttcaagggaaGAGAGATCTATAAAACcttgattagaccacacttgtgttcaggtctggtcacctcattataggaaggatgtggaagctttaaagaggatggagagaagatgctgcctggattagaaagcttgTTCTATGAGGAATGGTTACCAATGACAGAACAACTAGGAAACAGATGAAAATACCTTTAACTTTGTGCCATCCATGCTGGTGATATCAGCCTCTTTGCCAATGGTAAACTCATTGGTGACCGACTGGCGGGGAGTTTTGGTTGTCACGACAAAGCTGTTCCCAGTTTGTTTAATTTCAATGACAGGTTTGATATCTTTTCCAATCTTAATTACGTCTTCTGGAATAGCTGCAAAAATGTACAAGTCAGACTGGAGTGAGATATCATCGTTACAATCGTAGGTAAAATGTTGATTACGGAATTGAGGGGATTGGTAGGATGGTGATGAGGGCAGGGACTTCAGACCATTCAACCATGAgatgttggaggagaaacacctcatatttcatctgggtagcctc is a genomic window of Mobula hypostoma chromosome 28, sMobHyp1.1, whole genome shotgun sequence containing:
- the fabp10a gene encoding fatty acid-binding protein 10-A, liver basic, which produces MAFSGTWQVYSQENIEDFMRALSIPEDVIKIGKDIKPVIEIKQTGNSFVVTTKTPRQSVTNEFTIGKEADITSMDGTKLKCTVLMEDGKLVCKLPKFLHTQEVQGSEMIEKLTAGTTTMIRKSHRT
- the LOC134339076 gene encoding gap junction beta-2 protein-like, translated to MDWDTPQSLLDEMNKYSTSLGKVWLSVIFVFRLMVLVVAAETVWGDEQSGFVCNTQQPGCRNVCYDRFFPISHIRLWVFQLLAVTVPSCLIGMHVSQRRENKKNIKIFNQNADRRKIKIDTSLLRTYLVSVVFKMLFEGSFMYLFYWIYEGYQMVRLVKCSEYPCPNTVDCFISRPTEKTIFTVFMLVTSALCIALNVLELCYLIVKYCFVQLKSIASPQ